Proteins from a genomic interval of Trifolium pratense cultivar HEN17-A07 linkage group LG6, ARS_RC_1.1, whole genome shotgun sequence:
- the LOC123888638 gene encoding peroxisome biogenesis protein 6 isoform X2 — translation MVERRRKPLVLCSTKNIINSVLKKSSTNEFPNLHLPVGILRFSNNLPSSFHDDDSALIALSTSLLKTLSITSGSPVMVKNAEMNTQRIAVAIALDPPGSDTPTLDIDHSPSSSSRIMLVFPSCDFPLSCPLLNAEIAYLSPLLAFNLNLHISCLKSIIRNGQDALSSYFKPQCQVGDEDAAKSIEDSVINIELEPLAEPPRFASLLRVAFVKIPECGVLDSIKPTSDVESKERQEMIDLALQKYFEVDRYLSSRDIFRINISWNCNSTICIPCNHKIQNKSDNFICFKVIAMEPSDEPVLRVNKTLTALVLVGSSPSALPPDLLIAGPEGTVPLQRDTVKTLASILAPTLCPTALSSKFRVSVLLYGLAGCGKRTVVRYVARRLGLHVVEYNCHDLMGSERTSVALAQVFKTAQRYSPTILLLRHFEVFQDSQSPEVSQNDQRGNTSEVASVIRKFTEPVGEHGDSNSLVKSNGEFVEKTSEKTSGHQVLLIAAADSLEGLPSTIRRCFSHEISMGPLTEEQRAEMLLHSLQNVYGLHSNTDLEGFVKEIVGQTSGFMPRDMCALIADAGASLFPRSNAEVDKDEPEDTDSSLSSKVTEDNNQSKVSALKPGKEDLVNALERSKKRNASALGTPKVPNVKWEDVGGLEDVKKSILDTVQLPLLHKDLFASGLRKRSGVLLYGPPGTGKTLLAKAVATECSLNFLSVKGPELINMYIGESEKNVRDIFQKARSARPCVIFFDELDSLAPARGASGDSGGVMDRVVSQMLAEIDGLSDSTQDLFIIGASNRPDLIDPALLRPGRFDKLLYVGVNSDASYRERVLKALTRKFKLHEDVSLYDIAKKCPPNFTGADMYALCADAWFLAAKRKVLNADPESSNPDNEADSIVVEYDDFFQVLEELQPSLSTAELKKYELLRDQFEGTSK, via the exons ATGGTggagagaagaagaaaacctCTGGTTCTGTGTTCAACGAAAAATATCATCAATTCGGTATTGAAGAAATCTTCAACTAATGAATTCCCTAACTTGCATTTACCGGTTGGAATTCTCCGATTTTCCAACAATTTGCCTTCTTCTTTTCACGACGACGACTCTGCACTCATTGCTCTCTCCACTTCTCTTCTCAAAACACTTTCCATCACTTCTGGTTCTCCg GTTATGGTCAAGAATGCTGAAATGAACACACAAAGAATTGCAGTGGCTATTGCTCTAGACCCTCCTGGCAGTGACACCCCTACCCTTGATATAGATCACTCACCATCCTCTTCTTCTAGAATAATGCTTGTGTTTCCTTCCTGTGATTTCCCTTTAAGCTGCCCCTTGTTAAATGCTGAAATTGCGTATTTGTCTCCTCTTTTGGCCTTTAATCTTAACTTGCACATTTCATGTTTGAAATCTATTATTCGCAATGGTCAAGATGCTTTGTCGTCTTATTTCAAACCTCAATGCCAAGTGGGTGATGAAGATGCAGCTAAAAGCATTGAAGATTCTGTCATTAATATCGAGTTGGAGCCTCTGGCTGAACCTCCCAGATTTGCCTCCCTTCTGAGGGTTGCTTTTGTCAAGATACCAGAATGTGGCGTCCTTGATTCCATTAAACCAACTTCAGATGTTGAATCCAAAGAACGTCAAGAGATGATTGACTTGGCTTTGCAGAAGTACTTTGAAGTCGATAGATATTTGTCAAGTAGAGATATTTTCAGAATTAACATTAGTTGGAATTGTAATTCCACTATTTGCATTCCTTGTAAccacaaaatacaaaacaaaagtgACAACTTTATCTGTTTTAAG GTCATTGCTATGGAACCATCAGATGAACCAGTTCTTCGTGTCAATAAAACCTTAACTGCTTTGGTGTTAGTAGGGAGTTCCCCATCTGCCCTTCCTCCGGATTTGCTAATTGCTGGACCAGAAGGGACTGTGCCTTTGCAAAGGGACACAGTGAAGACCTTGGCTTCAATACTAGCACCAACATTATGTCCAACTGCACTTTCTTCCAAGTTTAGAGTTTCAGTGTTATTGTATGGCTTGGCAG GTTGTGGGAAAAGGACTGTTGTTAGATATGTTGCTCGACGACTAGGCTTGCATGTGGTGGAATATAACTGTCATGATCTAATGGGCTCCGAGAGAACATCTGTTGCTCTCGCTCAAGTTTTCAAGACTGCTCAAAG ATACTCGCCAACAATACTTCTTCTTCGTCATTTTGAGGTTTTCCAAGATTCACAATCACCCGAGGTTTCACAAAATGATCAAAGAGGCAATACATCTGAAGTTGCATCAGTCATTAGGAAATTCACTGAGCCAGTTGGCGAACATGGTGATAGTAACTCCTTGGTGAAATCAAACGGAGAATTT GTGGAGAAAACTTCTGAAAAGACAAGTGGGCACCAGGTCCTGTTGATTGCGGCTGCTGACAGTTTAGAGGGTCTACCTTCAACTATCAGACGCTGCTTTAGCCATGAAATAAGCATGGGGCCTTTAACAGAAGAGCAAAGGGCTGAAATGCTATTGCATTCACTTCAAAATGTTTATGGACTCCACTCTAAT ACTGATTTAGAGGGTTTTGTAAAAGAAATAGTTGGACAGACATCTGGTTTCATGCCCAGGGATATGTGTGCTTTAATTGCGGATGCTGGTGCCAGCTTATTTCCCAGGAGCAATGCCGAAGTAGACAAAGATGAACCTGAAGATACAGATAGTTCTCTTAGTTCCAAGGTGACGGAGGACAACAACCAGTCAAAAGTTTCAGCTCTGAAACCTGGGAAAGAAGACTTGGTGAATGCTTTGGAACGATCCAAGAAAAGAAATGCATCAGCATTGGGTACGCCAAAG GTTCCAAATGTAAAATGGGAAGATGTTGGTGGGCTTGAAGATGTCAAAAAATCAATCCTGGATACTGTTCAG TTGCCTCTCTTGCATAAAGATCTATTTGCATCCGGATTACGGAAGCGGTCTGGTGTTCTTTTGTATGGCCCCCCTGGAACTGGCAAA ACTTTATTAGCAAAAGCTGTTGCTACAGAATGCTCCTTAAATTTTCTTAGTGTGAAAGGTCCTGAACTGATCAACATGTACATAGGAGAGTCTGAGAAGAATGTTCGAGACATTTTTCAGAag GCCAGATCAGCACGTCCATGTGTCATATTCTTTGATGAGCTTGATTCTCTTGCACCAGCTCGGGGAGCTTCCGGAGATTCTGGAGGTGTTATGGACAGAGTTGTTTCACAG ATGCTTGCAGAAATTGATGGCTTAAGTGATTCAAcacag GATCTATTTATTATAGGTGCAAGTAATAGACCGGATTTGATAGATCCGGCACTTCTTCGCCCTGGTCGTTTTGATAAATTGTTATATGTTGGAGTTAACTCTGATGCATCATACAGAGAGAG GGTACTGAAAGCTCTAACGCGAAAGTTCAAATTGCATGAAGATGTTTCACTTTACGACATTGCAAAAAAGTGTCCACCAAACTTCACCGGCGCAGACATGTATGCCTTGTGTGCAGATGCTTGGTTCCTCGCGGCAAAGCGCAAG GTTTTGAATGCAGATCCAGAGTCCTCCAACCCAGATAATGAAGCAGATTCTATTGTTGTTGAATACGACGATTTTTTCCAG GTCTTAGAAGAGCTTCAGCCTTCCCTCTCCACGGCTGAGCTTAAGAAGTATGAGCTTCTTAGAGATCAATTTGAAGGAACCTCTAAATGA
- the LOC123888638 gene encoding peroxisome biogenesis protein 6 isoform X1, whose product MVERRRKPLVLCSTKNIINSVLKKSSTNEFPNLHLPVGILRFSNNLPSSFHDDDSALIALSTSLLKTLSITSGSPVMVKNAEMNTQRIAVAIALDPPGSDTPTLDIDHSPSSSSRIMLVFPSCDFPLSCPLLNAEIAYLSPLLAFNLNLHISCLKSIIRNGQDALSSYFKPQCQVGDEDAAKSIEDSVINIELEPLAEPPRFASLLRVAFVKIPECGVLDSIKPTSDVESKERQEMIDLALQKYFEVDRYLSSRDIFRINISWNCNSTICIPCNHKIQNKSDNFICFKVCLPLPSYIFKFCETVSGSLLGSNLYLQVIAMEPSDEPVLRVNKTLTALVLVGSSPSALPPDLLIAGPEGTVPLQRDTVKTLASILAPTLCPTALSSKFRVSVLLYGLAGCGKRTVVRYVARRLGLHVVEYNCHDLMGSERTSVALAQVFKTAQRYSPTILLLRHFEVFQDSQSPEVSQNDQRGNTSEVASVIRKFTEPVGEHGDSNSLVKSNGEFVEKTSEKTSGHQVLLIAAADSLEGLPSTIRRCFSHEISMGPLTEEQRAEMLLHSLQNVYGLHSNTDLEGFVKEIVGQTSGFMPRDMCALIADAGASLFPRSNAEVDKDEPEDTDSSLSSKVTEDNNQSKVSALKPGKEDLVNALERSKKRNASALGTPKVPNVKWEDVGGLEDVKKSILDTVQLPLLHKDLFASGLRKRSGVLLYGPPGTGKTLLAKAVATECSLNFLSVKGPELINMYIGESEKNVRDIFQKARSARPCVIFFDELDSLAPARGASGDSGGVMDRVVSQMLAEIDGLSDSTQDLFIIGASNRPDLIDPALLRPGRFDKLLYVGVNSDASYRERVLKALTRKFKLHEDVSLYDIAKKCPPNFTGADMYALCADAWFLAAKRKVLNADPESSNPDNEADSIVVEYDDFFQVLEELQPSLSTAELKKYELLRDQFEGTSK is encoded by the exons ATGGTggagagaagaagaaaacctCTGGTTCTGTGTTCAACGAAAAATATCATCAATTCGGTATTGAAGAAATCTTCAACTAATGAATTCCCTAACTTGCATTTACCGGTTGGAATTCTCCGATTTTCCAACAATTTGCCTTCTTCTTTTCACGACGACGACTCTGCACTCATTGCTCTCTCCACTTCTCTTCTCAAAACACTTTCCATCACTTCTGGTTCTCCg GTTATGGTCAAGAATGCTGAAATGAACACACAAAGAATTGCAGTGGCTATTGCTCTAGACCCTCCTGGCAGTGACACCCCTACCCTTGATATAGATCACTCACCATCCTCTTCTTCTAGAATAATGCTTGTGTTTCCTTCCTGTGATTTCCCTTTAAGCTGCCCCTTGTTAAATGCTGAAATTGCGTATTTGTCTCCTCTTTTGGCCTTTAATCTTAACTTGCACATTTCATGTTTGAAATCTATTATTCGCAATGGTCAAGATGCTTTGTCGTCTTATTTCAAACCTCAATGCCAAGTGGGTGATGAAGATGCAGCTAAAAGCATTGAAGATTCTGTCATTAATATCGAGTTGGAGCCTCTGGCTGAACCTCCCAGATTTGCCTCCCTTCTGAGGGTTGCTTTTGTCAAGATACCAGAATGTGGCGTCCTTGATTCCATTAAACCAACTTCAGATGTTGAATCCAAAGAACGTCAAGAGATGATTGACTTGGCTTTGCAGAAGTACTTTGAAGTCGATAGATATTTGTCAAGTAGAGATATTTTCAGAATTAACATTAGTTGGAATTGTAATTCCACTATTTGCATTCCTTGTAAccacaaaatacaaaacaaaagtgACAACTTTATCTGTTTTAAGGTATGTTTACCTCTTCcctcttatatttttaagttttgtgAAACTGTGTCAGGTTCTTTGTTAGGCAGTAACTTATACCTTCAGGTCATTGCTATGGAACCATCAGATGAACCAGTTCTTCGTGTCAATAAAACCTTAACTGCTTTGGTGTTAGTAGGGAGTTCCCCATCTGCCCTTCCTCCGGATTTGCTAATTGCTGGACCAGAAGGGACTGTGCCTTTGCAAAGGGACACAGTGAAGACCTTGGCTTCAATACTAGCACCAACATTATGTCCAACTGCACTTTCTTCCAAGTTTAGAGTTTCAGTGTTATTGTATGGCTTGGCAG GTTGTGGGAAAAGGACTGTTGTTAGATATGTTGCTCGACGACTAGGCTTGCATGTGGTGGAATATAACTGTCATGATCTAATGGGCTCCGAGAGAACATCTGTTGCTCTCGCTCAAGTTTTCAAGACTGCTCAAAG ATACTCGCCAACAATACTTCTTCTTCGTCATTTTGAGGTTTTCCAAGATTCACAATCACCCGAGGTTTCACAAAATGATCAAAGAGGCAATACATCTGAAGTTGCATCAGTCATTAGGAAATTCACTGAGCCAGTTGGCGAACATGGTGATAGTAACTCCTTGGTGAAATCAAACGGAGAATTT GTGGAGAAAACTTCTGAAAAGACAAGTGGGCACCAGGTCCTGTTGATTGCGGCTGCTGACAGTTTAGAGGGTCTACCTTCAACTATCAGACGCTGCTTTAGCCATGAAATAAGCATGGGGCCTTTAACAGAAGAGCAAAGGGCTGAAATGCTATTGCATTCACTTCAAAATGTTTATGGACTCCACTCTAAT ACTGATTTAGAGGGTTTTGTAAAAGAAATAGTTGGACAGACATCTGGTTTCATGCCCAGGGATATGTGTGCTTTAATTGCGGATGCTGGTGCCAGCTTATTTCCCAGGAGCAATGCCGAAGTAGACAAAGATGAACCTGAAGATACAGATAGTTCTCTTAGTTCCAAGGTGACGGAGGACAACAACCAGTCAAAAGTTTCAGCTCTGAAACCTGGGAAAGAAGACTTGGTGAATGCTTTGGAACGATCCAAGAAAAGAAATGCATCAGCATTGGGTACGCCAAAG GTTCCAAATGTAAAATGGGAAGATGTTGGTGGGCTTGAAGATGTCAAAAAATCAATCCTGGATACTGTTCAG TTGCCTCTCTTGCATAAAGATCTATTTGCATCCGGATTACGGAAGCGGTCTGGTGTTCTTTTGTATGGCCCCCCTGGAACTGGCAAA ACTTTATTAGCAAAAGCTGTTGCTACAGAATGCTCCTTAAATTTTCTTAGTGTGAAAGGTCCTGAACTGATCAACATGTACATAGGAGAGTCTGAGAAGAATGTTCGAGACATTTTTCAGAag GCCAGATCAGCACGTCCATGTGTCATATTCTTTGATGAGCTTGATTCTCTTGCACCAGCTCGGGGAGCTTCCGGAGATTCTGGAGGTGTTATGGACAGAGTTGTTTCACAG ATGCTTGCAGAAATTGATGGCTTAAGTGATTCAAcacag GATCTATTTATTATAGGTGCAAGTAATAGACCGGATTTGATAGATCCGGCACTTCTTCGCCCTGGTCGTTTTGATAAATTGTTATATGTTGGAGTTAACTCTGATGCATCATACAGAGAGAG GGTACTGAAAGCTCTAACGCGAAAGTTCAAATTGCATGAAGATGTTTCACTTTACGACATTGCAAAAAAGTGTCCACCAAACTTCACCGGCGCAGACATGTATGCCTTGTGTGCAGATGCTTGGTTCCTCGCGGCAAAGCGCAAG GTTTTGAATGCAGATCCAGAGTCCTCCAACCCAGATAATGAAGCAGATTCTATTGTTGTTGAATACGACGATTTTTTCCAG GTCTTAGAAGAGCTTCAGCCTTCCCTCTCCACGGCTGAGCTTAAGAAGTATGAGCTTCTTAGAGATCAATTTGAAGGAACCTCTAAATGA